The following are encoded together in the Osmia lignaria lignaria isolate PbOS001 chromosome 13, iyOsmLign1, whole genome shotgun sequence genome:
- the LOC117610268 gene encoding uncharacterized protein LOC117610268 isoform X1 produces the protein MADNVHRKSHKLSDGSRKTSNPVHRTTTETIRLGEPEKLYQPVSLTTSSNVTANNQCRKKTSSFQITSVSSRMSNDAGEDSNDDLDESHTEDNSVEHSRITDIDIETPSYSEDTFSKEDVFFNTSNAALSTAPVIPTSSQYGLAIVPSEGNNVSNSVNDSNINTLDITSVTDNNIINLLSSNAKQDADLREVHSHGRNERFKVVKIESTEPFKRGRWTCMDYLDHTSVNQPTAISTPKVSDPNEVCISYGVTDSGIVVPDAPKQSVVSEDKGISIDANGQVSAHPDVHTSIGVPSNPTSVSNANYAVSNSLPPNAQHNPTQVQTQTKVQAPSQIPQYFQSSAQQLASQQQQQQQQQQQQQQQQQQQQGGQGSTLPSNLQPTHPNNLTQSQSMPQGSIPIITPTGNSNVTAQQNIPHSKEDTYVTVSTQNQSLPVQNVCQASVQQAPVPTSSQAPNILVTQQQQQQPQQQQQQPQQQQQQQQPQQPLQTQKPMTQISEPLTAIQGMQGIQNIHTVPQTGAQQTSSTIHAPGAPVQSQVIPPSQMQPQTSGSNAQVQVAQVTASCQNVVGGIQQGNITFHQTDPEQDSISGIVAGSTTQSANTTLLESLTEVTQGSDEHHALEDNESMSGTSAVAIDNKIEQAMDLVKSHLMFAVREEVEVLKEKIAELMDRINQLEAENSILKTHATPETLAQLSQSTAKLPQNSSGSGQ, from the exons ATGGCAGATAATGTACACAGAAAATCGCATAAGCTATCGGATGGTAGTAGAAAAACATCTAATCCAGTACATCGTACGACCACCGAGACAATTCGGTTAGGAGAGCCCGAGAAACTGTACCAGCCGGTTAGTTTGACCACTTCAAGCAACGTGACGGCGAATAATCAGTGTCGGAAAAAGACATCGTCCTTTCAAATTACAAGCGTTAGCAGTCGTATGAGCAATGATGCCGGCGAAGATTCGAACGATGATCTGGATGAATCCCACACAGAGGACAATTCGGTTGAACACTCGCGTATCactgacattgatattgaaacGCCTAGTTACTCGGAAGATACTTTCTCCAAGGAGGATGTATTCTTTAATACCAGTAACGCTGCCCTCAGTACTGCTCCGGTGATTCCTACAAGTTCTCAATACGGTTTGGCAATTGTACCCTCAGAAGGGAATAATGTCAGCAATTCGGTAAATGACAGCAATATTAATACTTTGGACATTACATCCGTTACcgacaacaatattattaatttgcTGTCGAGTAACGCCAAACAAGATGCAGATTTACGCGAGGTTCATTCTCATGGTAGAAACGAAAGATTTAAAGTGGTTAAAATTGAAAGTACCGAACCTTTTAAGAGAGGTAGATGGACTTGTATGGATTATTTGGATCATACGTCTGTTAATCAACCAACAGCGATTAGTACACCAAAAGTATCGGATCCAAATGAGGTGTGCATATCGTACGGAGTGACGGACAGTGGAATTGTTGTACCAGATGCACCTAAACAGTCGGTTGTATCGGAAGACAAAGGTATAAGTATCGATGCTAACGGACAAGTATCTGCACATCCAGATGTGCATACTTCAATTGGTGTACCAAGCAATCCTACATCGGTTTCCAACGCTAATTATGCGGTAAGCAATTCGCTTCCTCCTAATGCGCAGCATAATCCCACCCAAGTTCAAACACAGACTAAAGTTCAGGCACCTTCGCAAATTCCTCAATACTTTCAATCGTCCGCTCAACAATTGGCatcgcagcagcagcaacaacaacaacagcagcaacagcaacagcaacagcaacagcaacagcaaggAGGACAAGGTTCTACATTACCGTCGAATCTGCAACCTACTCATCCGAACAATTTAACTCAGTCTCAGAGTATGCCGCAGGGTTCTATTCCTATTATAACGCCGACTGGTAATAGCAATGTGACTGCTCAACAAAATATACCTCATTCAAAAGAAGATACATACGTAACAGTGAGCACACAAAATCAGTCGTTACCAGTTCAGAATGTTTGTCAGGCATCCGTTCAACAAGCACCCGTACCGACATCATCCCAGGCACCCAACATTCTTGTCactcaacaacagcagcaacagccgcaacaacagcagcagcaacctcaacagcaacagcagcaacagcagcccCAACAGCCATTGCAAACCCAAAAACCAATGACGCAAATTTCAGAGCCATTGACTGCCATACAAGGAATGCAGGGCATCCAAAATATTCATACAGTTCCTCAAACAGGTGCACAGCAAACTTCCTCGACCATTCACGCTCCTGGAGCACCGGTACAATCTCAAGTGATACCGCCGTCTCAAATGCAACCCCAAACTTCTGGTAGCAATGCTCAAGTGCAAGTGGCACAGGTGACAGCAAGCTGCCAAAATGTTGTAGGTGGTATACAACAGGGAAATATAACGTTCCATCAAACAGATCCGGAGCAGGACTCCATTTCAGGCATTGTAGCTGGATCCACTACTCAATCAGCTAATACAACCCTTTTAGAATCTTTAACCGAAGTTACTCAAGGCAGTGACGAACACCATGCCCTCGAAGACAATGAAAG TATGTCGGGAACTAGTGCTGTAGcgattgataataaaattgagCAGGCCATG GATCTTGTTAAGAGTCATTTGATGTTCGCCGTACGAGAGGAAGTTGAAGTACTCAAGGAGAAAATAGCAGAGCTCATGGATCGTATTAATCAATTAGAAGCTGAAAATTCAATCCTAAAAACACATGCGACTCCAGAAACGTTAGCTCAATTGAGCCAATCAACCGCAAAATTACCCCAAAACAGTTCAGGAAGTGGTCAATAG
- the LOC117610268 gene encoding uncharacterized protein LOC117610268 isoform X2, whose product MADNVHRKSHKLSDGSRKTSNPVHRTTTETIRLGEPEKLYQPVSLTTSSNVTANNQCRKKTSSFQITSVSSRMSNDAGEDSNDDLDESHTEDNSVEHSRITDIDIETPSYSEDTFSKEDVFFNTSNAALSTAPVIPTSSQYGLAIVPSEGNNVSNSVNDSNINTLDITSVTDNNIINLLSSNAKQDADLREVHSHGRNERFKVVKIESTEPFKRGRWTCMDYLDHTSVNQPTAISTPKVSDPNEVCISYGVTDSGIVVPDAPKQSVVSEDKGISIDANGQVSAHPDVHTSIGVPSNPTSVSNANYAVSNSLPPNAQHNPTQVQTQTKVQAPSQIPQYFQSSAQQLASQQQQQQQQQQQQQQQQQQQQGGQGSTLPSNLQPTHPNNLTQSQSMPQGSIPIITPTGNSNVTAQQNIPHSKEDTYVTVSTQNQSLPVQNVCQASVQQAPVPTSSQAPNILVTQQQQQQPQQQQQQPQQQQQQQQPQQPLQTQKPMTQISEPLTAIQGMQGIQNIHTVPQTGAQQTSSTIHAPGAPVQSQVIPPSQMQPQTSGSNAQVQVAQVTASCQNVVGGIQQGNITFHQTDPEQDSISGIVAGSTTQSANTTLLESLTEVTQGSDEHHALEDNERILLRVI is encoded by the exons ATGGCAGATAATGTACACAGAAAATCGCATAAGCTATCGGATGGTAGTAGAAAAACATCTAATCCAGTACATCGTACGACCACCGAGACAATTCGGTTAGGAGAGCCCGAGAAACTGTACCAGCCGGTTAGTTTGACCACTTCAAGCAACGTGACGGCGAATAATCAGTGTCGGAAAAAGACATCGTCCTTTCAAATTACAAGCGTTAGCAGTCGTATGAGCAATGATGCCGGCGAAGATTCGAACGATGATCTGGATGAATCCCACACAGAGGACAATTCGGTTGAACACTCGCGTATCactgacattgatattgaaacGCCTAGTTACTCGGAAGATACTTTCTCCAAGGAGGATGTATTCTTTAATACCAGTAACGCTGCCCTCAGTACTGCTCCGGTGATTCCTACAAGTTCTCAATACGGTTTGGCAATTGTACCCTCAGAAGGGAATAATGTCAGCAATTCGGTAAATGACAGCAATATTAATACTTTGGACATTACATCCGTTACcgacaacaatattattaatttgcTGTCGAGTAACGCCAAACAAGATGCAGATTTACGCGAGGTTCATTCTCATGGTAGAAACGAAAGATTTAAAGTGGTTAAAATTGAAAGTACCGAACCTTTTAAGAGAGGTAGATGGACTTGTATGGATTATTTGGATCATACGTCTGTTAATCAACCAACAGCGATTAGTACACCAAAAGTATCGGATCCAAATGAGGTGTGCATATCGTACGGAGTGACGGACAGTGGAATTGTTGTACCAGATGCACCTAAACAGTCGGTTGTATCGGAAGACAAAGGTATAAGTATCGATGCTAACGGACAAGTATCTGCACATCCAGATGTGCATACTTCAATTGGTGTACCAAGCAATCCTACATCGGTTTCCAACGCTAATTATGCGGTAAGCAATTCGCTTCCTCCTAATGCGCAGCATAATCCCACCCAAGTTCAAACACAGACTAAAGTTCAGGCACCTTCGCAAATTCCTCAATACTTTCAATCGTCCGCTCAACAATTGGCatcgcagcagcagcaacaacaacaacagcagcaacagcaacagcaacagcaacagcaacagcaaggAGGACAAGGTTCTACATTACCGTCGAATCTGCAACCTACTCATCCGAACAATTTAACTCAGTCTCAGAGTATGCCGCAGGGTTCTATTCCTATTATAACGCCGACTGGTAATAGCAATGTGACTGCTCAACAAAATATACCTCATTCAAAAGAAGATACATACGTAACAGTGAGCACACAAAATCAGTCGTTACCAGTTCAGAATGTTTGTCAGGCATCCGTTCAACAAGCACCCGTACCGACATCATCCCAGGCACCCAACATTCTTGTCactcaacaacagcagcaacagccgcaacaacagcagcagcaacctcaacagcaacagcagcaacagcagcccCAACAGCCATTGCAAACCCAAAAACCAATGACGCAAATTTCAGAGCCATTGACTGCCATACAAGGAATGCAGGGCATCCAAAATATTCATACAGTTCCTCAAACAGGTGCACAGCAAACTTCCTCGACCATTCACGCTCCTGGAGCACCGGTACAATCTCAAGTGATACCGCCGTCTCAAATGCAACCCCAAACTTCTGGTAGCAATGCTCAAGTGCAAGTGGCACAGGTGACAGCAAGCTGCCAAAATGTTGTAGGTGGTATACAACAGGGAAATATAACGTTCCATCAAACAGATCCGGAGCAGGACTCCATTTCAGGCATTGTAGCTGGATCCACTACTCAATCAGCTAATACAACCCTTTTAGAATCTTTAACCGAAGTTACTCAAGGCAGTGACGAACACCATGCCCTCGAAGACAATGAAAG GATCTTGTTAAGAGTCATTTGA